In Actinomadura citrea, a single window of DNA contains:
- a CDS encoding lactate 2-monooxygenase produces MSGLADFQNSIYLQGLGDVLPALPTDLTRLEGLAERSLSAQAFGYVAGSAGSEATARANRAAFDRWRIVPRMLRDVAERDLAVTVLGTPMPSPVLLGPIGVQSIFHPDGELAVARAAAAEGLAMVLSTASSFAIEEVAEANGDGPRWYQLYWPKDRELAVSFLERAKSAGYTALVVTLDTFTLAWRPRDLDQAYLPFLRGIGVANYFSDPVFQRAVGGPVTEANRDVALLHWVANFGNPSLTWDDLIFLREHWDGPIALKGIQHPDDARQAVDAGMDAVIVSNHGGRQVDGAVASLDALPGVVEAVRDQATVLFDSGIRTGADIVKALALGAKAVLVARPYAYGLALGGQAGVQHVLRCLQAELELTLALSGSKRPDELTPEILVRA; encoded by the coding sequence TTGAGCGGGCTGGCCGACTTCCAGAACTCGATCTATCTGCAGGGGCTCGGGGACGTCCTGCCGGCGCTGCCGACGGACCTGACGAGGCTGGAGGGCCTCGCCGAGCGGTCGCTGTCGGCACAGGCGTTCGGCTACGTGGCCGGGTCGGCGGGCAGCGAGGCGACCGCGCGGGCCAACCGTGCCGCGTTCGACCGGTGGCGGATCGTCCCGCGCATGCTGCGGGACGTCGCCGAGCGCGACCTGGCGGTGACCGTGCTGGGCACCCCGATGCCCTCGCCGGTCCTGCTCGGCCCCATCGGCGTGCAGTCCATCTTCCATCCGGACGGCGAGCTGGCCGTCGCGCGGGCGGCCGCGGCGGAGGGGCTGGCGATGGTGCTGAGCACCGCGTCCTCGTTCGCCATCGAGGAGGTCGCGGAGGCGAACGGGGACGGGCCGCGCTGGTACCAGCTGTACTGGCCGAAGGACCGGGAGCTGGCCGTCAGCTTCCTGGAGCGGGCGAAGTCGGCCGGGTACACCGCCCTCGTCGTCACCCTCGACACGTTCACGCTGGCGTGGCGTCCGCGCGACCTGGACCAGGCCTACCTGCCGTTCCTGCGCGGGATCGGGGTCGCGAACTACTTCAGCGACCCGGTGTTCCAGAGGGCCGTCGGCGGGCCCGTGACGGAGGCCAACCGCGACGTGGCGCTGCTGCACTGGGTCGCCAACTTCGGCAACCCGAGCCTGACCTGGGACGACCTGATCTTCCTGCGCGAGCACTGGGACGGGCCCATCGCGCTCAAGGGCATCCAGCACCCCGACGACGCCCGCCAGGCCGTGGACGCCGGGATGGACGCCGTCATCGTCTCCAACCACGGCGGTCGCCAGGTGGACGGCGCGGTCGCCTCGCTGGACGCGCTCCCCGGGGTGGTCGAGGCCGTCCGCGACCAGGCGACGGTCCTCTTCGACAGCGGGATCCGGACCGGGGCGGACATCGTCAAGGCGCTCGCCCTCGGCGCCAAGGCGGTCCTGGTCGCGCGCCCGTACGCGTACGGGCTGGCACTGGGCGGCCAGGCCGGCGTCCAGCACGTCCTGCGCTGCCTTCAGGCCGAGCTGGAGCTCACCCTGGCGCTTTCCGGCTCCAAGCGTCCGGACGAGCTGACCCCGGAGATCCTGGTACGCGCGTAG
- a CDS encoding DNA gyrase/topoisomerase IV subunit A has product MARRGSQAPPPPPDFEENIVDVDVSDEMRGSFLEYAYSVIYQRALPDARDGMKPVQRRILYSMNEMGLRPDRGHVKCARVVGEVMGKLHPHGDSAIYDAMVRMAQPWAMRMPLVDGHGNFGSLGGDDMPAAMRYTEARLSREAMLMVTSIDEDTVDFRPNYDGQEHEPEVLPAAFPNLLVNGASGIAVGMATNMAPHNLGEVVAAARHLIDHPDATLEELMRFVPGPDLPTGGKIVGLDGIRDAYERGRGTFRTRATVSVENVTPRRKGIIVSELPYAVGPERVKAKIKELVNAKKIQGIADLKDLTDRTVGLRLVIEIKNGFNPEAVLADLYRLTPMEETFGINNVALVDGQPRTLGLRDLLQVYIDHRIDVVRRRSLFRRRKREDRLHLVEGLLVALLNIDEVIQVIRQSDDAAQAKQRLMQIFELSEIQAQYILDTPLRRLTRFDRLELEKEKEQLAKEIAKLTAILDSERKLRGVVSREMGEVVKEFATPRRTILLESSGHTAAEAVPLEVADDPCTVLLSTTGLMARTHDASPLPDSGPRAAHDVLTSVVPATARGQVGAVTSLGRMIRIDVLDLPTLPPSATPPSLAGGAPVTEYVDLEPDETVVGIAAVGEEGGGLALGTAQGVVKRVVPDFPANRDEFEVIGLKDGDRVVGAVHLMSEEQHLVFISTDAQLLHFPASLVRPQGRAAGGMAGIKLGSGASVLWFGALDPSREARVITVSGSSSALPGTQTGAIKLADFADFPPKGRATGGVRAHRFLKGEDVLLQAWAALTPLRAAGANGKPATLNVTMGRRDGSGEGLDTPLTAISGPIGPAPEEGPSEEE; this is encoded by the coding sequence ATGGCACGACGCGGATCCCAAGCCCCTCCACCTCCGCCGGACTTCGAGGAGAACATCGTCGATGTCGACGTCTCCGACGAGATGCGCGGCAGCTTCCTCGAATACGCCTACTCGGTCATCTACCAGCGGGCGCTCCCCGACGCGCGCGACGGCATGAAGCCCGTCCAGCGCCGGATCCTGTACTCGATGAACGAGATGGGGCTGCGCCCCGACCGCGGGCACGTCAAGTGCGCCCGCGTGGTCGGCGAGGTCATGGGCAAGCTGCACCCGCACGGTGACAGCGCCATCTACGACGCGATGGTGCGGATGGCCCAGCCCTGGGCGATGCGGATGCCGCTCGTGGACGGGCACGGCAACTTCGGGTCGCTCGGCGGCGACGACATGCCCGCCGCCATGCGGTACACCGAGGCGCGGTTGTCCCGCGAGGCGATGCTGATGGTCACCTCCATCGACGAGGACACCGTCGACTTCCGGCCCAACTACGACGGGCAGGAGCACGAGCCGGAGGTGCTGCCCGCCGCGTTCCCGAACCTGCTGGTCAACGGCGCGTCCGGTATCGCGGTCGGGATGGCCACGAACATGGCGCCGCACAACCTCGGCGAGGTCGTCGCCGCGGCCCGGCACCTGATCGACCACCCGGACGCCACGCTCGAGGAGCTGATGCGCTTCGTGCCCGGCCCCGACCTGCCCACCGGCGGAAAGATCGTGGGGCTGGACGGCATCCGCGACGCCTACGAGCGCGGCCGGGGGACGTTCCGCACCCGCGCCACGGTCTCCGTCGAGAACGTCACGCCCCGCCGCAAGGGCATCATCGTCAGCGAGCTGCCCTACGCCGTCGGCCCCGAGCGCGTGAAGGCCAAGATCAAGGAACTGGTCAACGCCAAGAAGATCCAGGGCATCGCCGACCTGAAGGACCTCACCGACCGCACCGTCGGCCTCCGCCTGGTCATCGAGATCAAGAACGGCTTCAACCCCGAGGCCGTCCTCGCCGACCTCTACCGGCTGACGCCGATGGAGGAGACGTTCGGCATCAACAACGTCGCCCTGGTCGACGGCCAGCCCCGCACCCTCGGCCTGCGCGACCTGCTCCAGGTCTACATCGACCACCGCATCGACGTCGTCCGCCGGCGCTCCCTCTTCCGGCGCCGCAAGCGCGAGGACCGCCTCCACCTGGTGGAGGGCCTGCTCGTCGCCCTGCTGAACATCGACGAGGTCATCCAGGTCATCCGGCAGAGCGACGACGCCGCCCAGGCCAAGCAGCGCCTCATGCAGATCTTCGAGCTGTCGGAGATCCAGGCGCAGTACATCCTCGACACCCCGCTGCGCCGTCTCACCCGCTTCGACCGCCTGGAGCTGGAGAAGGAGAAGGAGCAGCTCGCCAAGGAGATCGCCAAGCTGACCGCGATCCTCGACTCGGAGAGGAAGCTGCGCGGCGTCGTCTCCCGGGAGATGGGCGAGGTCGTCAAGGAGTTCGCCACCCCGCGCCGCACCATCCTGCTGGAGTCCTCGGGCCACACCGCGGCGGAGGCCGTGCCGCTGGAGGTGGCCGACGACCCGTGCACGGTGCTGCTGTCCACCACCGGCCTCATGGCCCGCACGCACGACGCCTCGCCCCTGCCCGACAGCGGCCCCCGCGCCGCGCACGACGTGCTGACCTCGGTCGTGCCCGCCACGGCCCGCGGCCAGGTCGGCGCGGTGACGTCCCTGGGCCGGATGATCCGCATCGACGTCCTGGACCTGCCGACGCTGCCGCCGTCCGCGACGCCCCCGTCCCTGGCGGGCGGTGCGCCGGTCACCGAGTACGTCGACCTGGAGCCGGACGAGACGGTCGTGGGCATCGCCGCCGTCGGCGAGGAGGGCGGCGGCCTGGCGCTGGGCACCGCCCAGGGCGTGGTCAAACGGGTGGTCCCCGACTTCCCCGCCAACCGCGACGAGTTCGAGGTCATCGGCCTCAAGGACGGCGACCGCGTGGTCGGCGCCGTCCATCTCATGTCCGAAGAGCAGCACCTCGTCTTCATCAGCACCGACGCCCAGCTGCTGCACTTCCCCGCGTCCCTCGTCCGTCCCCAGGGCCGGGCCGCCGGAGGCATGGCGGGAATCAAGCTCGGCTCCGGCGCGAGCGTCCTGTGGTTCGGCGCCCTGGACCCGTCCCGCGAGGCCCGCGTCATCACGGTCTCCGGCTCGTCCTCGGCGCTGCCCGGCACCCAGACCGGCGCGATCAAACTCGCCGACTTCGCCGACTTCCCGCCCAAGGGCCGCGCCACCGGCGGCGTCCGCGCCCACCGCTTCCTCAAGGGCGAGGACGTGCTGCTCCAGGCATGGGCGGCCCTGACGCCCCTGCGGGCGGCGGGCGCCAACGGCAAACCGGCGACGCTCAACGTCACCATGGGCCGCCGGGACGGCTCCGGCGAGGGGCTGGACACGCCCCTGACCGCCATCAGCGGCCCCATCGGCCCGGCCCCCGAAGAAGGCCCGTCCGAAGAGGAATGA
- a CDS encoding nuclear transport factor 2 family protein: protein MPSQDHMKQALQTYVDALNAADAVTVTGLYADDAVIEDPVGHPPISGRAAIEEFYANAIAGGAKLTLDAPIRGSHGDRAAMAFTVDVPGLRVHAIDVMTFNAEGKIVRMEAHWGPDDVET, encoded by the coding sequence ATGCCCTCCCAGGACCACATGAAGCAGGCGCTCCAGACCTACGTCGACGCCCTCAATGCCGCCGACGCGGTGACCGTGACCGGCCTCTACGCCGACGACGCCGTCATCGAGGACCCGGTCGGCCACCCTCCGATCAGCGGCCGCGCCGCCATCGAGGAGTTCTACGCCAACGCCATCGCCGGCGGCGCCAAGCTCACCCTCGACGCGCCCATCCGCGGATCCCACGGCGACCGCGCCGCCATGGCCTTCACCGTCGACGTCCCCGGCCTGCGCGTCCACGCCATCGACGTCATGACCTTCAACGCGGAAGGCAAGATCGTCCGCATGGAGGCGCACTGGGGCCCGGACGACGTCGAGACCTGA
- a CDS encoding thioredoxin family protein → MAIASFMVPLGSPVPAFRLPAVGGGSVSDGDFPDAAALLVVFLSNHCPYVRRIEDGIGALTTEYAGKGLATVAVCSNDVSNYPDDGAEHLREQAERAGFAFPYLVDESQETAKAFKAACTPDFFVYGRERTLAYRGEFDGARPSNDVKADGAALRAALDLVLAGKDVPEPHAPSLGCGIKWKPGNEPG, encoded by the coding sequence ATGGCTATCGCATCGTTCATGGTTCCGCTCGGCTCCCCCGTTCCCGCGTTCCGGCTGCCCGCCGTCGGAGGCGGGTCCGTATCGGACGGCGACTTCCCGGACGCGGCGGCCCTCCTGGTGGTGTTCCTGTCCAACCACTGCCCCTACGTGCGGCGAATCGAGGACGGGATAGGCGCTCTCACCACCGAGTACGCGGGCAAGGGGCTGGCCACCGTCGCCGTGTGCAGCAACGACGTCTCGAACTATCCCGACGACGGCGCCGAGCACCTCCGGGAGCAGGCGGAGAGGGCGGGGTTCGCCTTCCCCTACCTGGTGGACGAGTCACAGGAGACGGCCAAGGCGTTCAAGGCCGCCTGCACGCCCGACTTCTTCGTCTACGGCCGGGAGCGCACGCTCGCCTACCGGGGCGAGTTCGACGGGGCCAGGCCGAGCAACGACGTCAAGGCGGACGGAGCCGCCCTACGGGCCGCGCTGGACCTGGTCCTGGCCGGCAAGGACGTCCCCGAGCCGCACGCGCCGAGCCTCGGCTGCGGCATCAAGTGGAAGCCCGGCAACGAGCCCGGGTGA
- a CDS encoding response regulator, with product MSDTARILVVDDQTVVREGLVLLLELLPGIEVAGACGDGEQAVAMVAELRPDVVLMDLRMPRMDGVEATRRIREAHPDVGIVVLTTYADDESIFAALRAGARGYLTKDADADEIARAVTAVRGGASQLDPAVQRRLIEAVAAGEAPRRAAGGLPDGLTRREAEVLALIARGRSNTEIAGDLFISEATVKTHINNLFAKANLRDRAQAVTYAFRHSLGG from the coding sequence GTGAGCGACACGGCGAGGATCCTGGTCGTCGACGACCAGACCGTGGTGCGGGAGGGCCTGGTCCTCCTGCTGGAACTGCTGCCCGGCATCGAGGTCGCGGGCGCGTGCGGTGACGGCGAGCAGGCCGTGGCGATGGTCGCCGAGCTGCGTCCCGACGTCGTCCTGATGGACCTGCGCATGCCGCGGATGGACGGGGTGGAGGCGACCCGCCGCATCAGGGAGGCGCACCCGGACGTCGGGATCGTCGTCCTGACCACCTACGCCGACGACGAGTCGATCTTCGCCGCGCTGCGCGCCGGAGCCCGCGGCTACCTCACCAAGGACGCCGACGCCGACGAGATCGCCCGCGCCGTCACCGCCGTCCGCGGGGGAGCGTCGCAGCTCGACCCGGCCGTCCAGCGCCGCCTGATCGAGGCCGTGGCGGCCGGCGAGGCCCCCCGCCGGGCCGCCGGCGGGCTGCCGGACGGCCTGACCCGGCGCGAGGCGGAGGTGCTCGCCCTCATCGCCCGGGGGCGCTCCAACACCGAGATCGCGGGCGACCTGTTCATCTCCGAGGCGACGGTCAAGACGCACATCAACAACCTGTTCGCCAAGGCGAACCTCCGCGACCGGGCCCAGGCCGTCACCTACGCCTTCAGGCACAGCCTCGGCGGATGA
- a CDS encoding sensor histidine kinase gives MRLTRERTIRVAVVGVPLTWGLVAYVRGTLRTDPAPALHGVGLALVVLNVVMFASLGSGIWLGRESEARRRRLGVVLLLGAIGSAMALYALAPGSGNGFFFSMAGLWMLLMWLPVPGGITVSALTIAAIGGLGEAFGSDGADLGQMAAVAGITLGALASRQGKAAQEATRRAEAANAVLAERSHIAREIHDILAHSLSAQVVHLEGARLLLARDGDRVQALDRVERARNLARSGLEETRRALATLRGEIPQPKEVIQELAEEFYASTGRPCDVLVTGEPRELPPQAGLAVVRTAQEALTNVRKHAPGARARVALRYLIGKVELEVTDTGGTELGAELGGGGYGLVGMRERAELIDGTLVTGPVGEGFRVSLSVPA, from the coding sequence GTGAGGCTCACCCGGGAGCGGACCATCCGTGTCGCGGTCGTCGGCGTCCCGCTGACCTGGGGCCTCGTCGCCTACGTCCGGGGGACGCTCAGAACCGATCCCGCTCCCGCGCTGCACGGCGTCGGCCTGGCCCTCGTCGTGCTCAACGTGGTCATGTTCGCGTCCCTGGGGAGCGGCATCTGGCTCGGACGGGAGAGCGAGGCGCGTCGCCGGCGCCTGGGCGTCGTCCTCCTGCTGGGGGCCATCGGTTCGGCGATGGCGCTGTACGCGCTCGCCCCCGGCTCCGGCAACGGGTTCTTCTTCTCCATGGCCGGGCTCTGGATGCTGCTGATGTGGCTGCCGGTACCGGGGGGCATCACGGTGAGCGCGCTGACGATCGCCGCGATCGGCGGGCTGGGGGAGGCGTTCGGCTCCGACGGCGCCGACCTCGGTCAGATGGCGGCGGTCGCGGGCATCACCCTCGGCGCTCTCGCGAGCCGCCAGGGCAAGGCGGCGCAGGAGGCGACCCGCCGCGCGGAGGCGGCCAACGCGGTCCTGGCGGAGCGGTCGCACATCGCGCGGGAGATCCACGACATCCTGGCCCATTCGCTGTCGGCGCAGGTCGTCCATCTCGAGGGGGCGCGGCTGCTGCTGGCGCGGGACGGCGACCGCGTCCAGGCCCTGGACCGGGTGGAGCGCGCGCGGAACCTCGCCCGCTCCGGCCTGGAGGAGACCAGGCGGGCCCTGGCCACGCTGCGCGGGGAGATACCGCAGCCCAAAGAGGTCATCCAGGAGCTCGCCGAGGAGTTCTACGCCAGCACCGGACGTCCCTGCGACGTGCTCGTGACCGGCGAGCCGCGCGAACTGCCGCCGCAGGCCGGGCTCGCGGTCGTCCGGACCGCGCAGGAGGCGCTCACCAACGTTCGCAAGCACGCCCCCGGCGCGCGCGCCCGTGTCGCCCTGCGGTACCTCATCGGCAAGGTGGAGCTCGAAGTGACCGATACGGGCGGCACCGAGCTCGGCGCGGAGCTGGGCGGCGGCGGGTACGGCCTCGTGGGGATGCGGGAGCGTGCGGAGTTGATCGATGGCACGCTGGTCACCGGACCGGTCGGCGAGGGGTTCCGCGTGTCCCTCAGCGTGCCGGCCTGA
- a CDS encoding DNA gyrase/topoisomerase IV subunit B: MTAATAEATTEDPHGYSARHLSVLEGLEAVRKRPGMYIGSTDSRGLAHCLWEIVDNCVDEALAGYCTHISVTMHADGSFEVGDNGRGIPVDLEPKTGLPGVELVMTRLHAGGKFGGVSYTASGGLHGVGASVVNALSARLDVEVDRDGHTHAISFRRGLPGEFADEGRPNARFKKRSGLRQVRKVAKKTTGTRVRFWPDLQIFLKDATVEQSLILDRMRQTAFLIPGLTIDVRDERGEEIVDETFRFDGGIGEFCSYLAKDAPIVDVLRLQGRGHFTETVPVLDDQGHLTPTDVERDLEVDIALRWGNGYDTITKSFVNVIATPKGGTHVRGFDRAVLKVLNEQLRATKLLKNGDEDVIKEDVLEGLTAVVTVRLPEPQFEGQTKEVLGTSAATRIVSQVVLRELRAIFENPSRGQKQPLRAVLEKVVGAAKTRISARTQRDNQRRKNALENSALPAKLVDCRSADDRSELFIVEGDSALGTAKLARDSEFQALLPIRGKILNVQKASVADMLKNAECAAIIQVLGAGSGRTFDVDAARYGRVVILADADVDGAHIRTLLLTLFHRYMRPMLEAGRIYSAVPPLHRIELVKPRKGQEKYIYTYSDAELRKRLVELERKGQRWKEPIQRYKGLGEMDADQLAETTLDPRHRVLRRVRIEDAEEAGKVFDLLMGSEVAPRRAFITAGAAELDVERIDT; the protein is encoded by the coding sequence TTGACCGCCGCGACCGCCGAAGCGACAACCGAAGACCCGCACGGCTACTCCGCCCGGCACCTCTCGGTGCTGGAGGGGCTGGAGGCCGTGCGCAAGCGACCCGGCATGTACATCGGGTCGACCGACAGCCGTGGCCTCGCGCACTGCCTGTGGGAGATCGTCGACAACTGCGTCGACGAGGCCCTAGCGGGCTACTGCACGCACATCAGCGTGACGATGCACGCCGACGGCTCCTTCGAGGTGGGCGACAACGGTCGCGGCATCCCGGTCGACCTGGAGCCCAAGACGGGCCTGCCCGGCGTCGAGCTGGTCATGACGCGGCTGCACGCGGGCGGGAAGTTCGGCGGCGTGTCCTACACGGCGTCCGGCGGCCTGCACGGCGTCGGCGCCTCCGTGGTCAACGCGCTGTCCGCGCGGCTGGACGTGGAGGTCGACCGCGACGGCCACACCCACGCGATCAGCTTCCGGCGCGGCCTGCCCGGCGAGTTCGCCGACGAGGGCCGCCCGAACGCCCGCTTCAAGAAGCGGTCGGGCCTGCGGCAGGTCCGCAAGGTCGCCAAGAAGACCACCGGTACCCGCGTCCGCTTCTGGCCCGATCTGCAGATCTTCCTGAAGGACGCCACGGTCGAGCAGTCCCTCATCCTCGACAGGATGCGGCAGACCGCGTTCCTCATCCCGGGCCTGACGATCGACGTCCGCGACGAGCGCGGCGAGGAGATCGTCGACGAGACGTTCCGGTTCGACGGCGGCATCGGCGAGTTCTGCTCCTACCTCGCCAAGGACGCCCCGATCGTCGACGTGCTGCGGCTCCAGGGGCGCGGCCACTTCACCGAGACCGTCCCCGTCCTCGACGACCAGGGCCACCTGACGCCCACCGACGTCGAGCGCGACCTCGAGGTCGACATCGCGCTGCGCTGGGGCAACGGCTACGACACGATCACCAAGTCGTTCGTCAACGTGATCGCCACCCCGAAGGGCGGCACGCACGTGCGCGGCTTCGACCGCGCCGTGCTCAAGGTCCTCAACGAGCAGCTCCGCGCGACGAAGCTGCTCAAGAACGGCGACGAGGACGTCATCAAGGAGGACGTCCTGGAGGGCCTCACCGCCGTGGTGACGGTCCGCCTGCCCGAGCCGCAGTTCGAGGGCCAGACCAAGGAGGTCCTCGGCACGTCCGCCGCGACGCGCATCGTCTCCCAGGTCGTGCTGCGCGAGCTGCGCGCGATCTTCGAGAACCCGTCGCGCGGGCAGAAGCAGCCGCTGCGCGCCGTCCTGGAGAAGGTGGTCGGCGCGGCCAAGACGCGCATCTCCGCCCGCACCCAGCGCGACAACCAGCGCCGCAAGAACGCCCTGGAGAACTCCGCCCTCCCGGCCAAGCTCGTCGACTGCCGCTCAGCCGACGACCGCAGCGAGTTGTTCATCGTCGAGGGCGACTCGGCCCTCGGTACCGCCAAGCTGGCCCGCGACTCCGAGTTCCAGGCGCTGCTGCCGATCCGCGGCAAGATCCTGAACGTGCAGAAGGCGTCCGTCGCCGACATGCTGAAGAACGCCGAGTGCGCCGCGATCATCCAGGTGCTCGGCGCCGGGTCGGGGCGGACGTTCGACGTCGACGCCGCCCGCTACGGGCGCGTGGTGATCCTGGCCGACGCCGACGTCGACGGCGCGCACATCCGCACGCTGCTGCTCACCCTCTTCCACCGCTACATGCGGCCGATGCTGGAGGCCGGGCGGATCTACTCCGCCGTCCCGCCGCTGCACCGCATCGAGCTGGTCAAGCCGCGGAAGGGGCAGGAGAAGTACATCTACACCTACTCCGACGCCGAGCTTCGGAAGCGGCTCGTCGAGCTGGAGCGCAAGGGCCAGCGCTGGAAGGAGCCGATCCAGCGCTACAAGGGCCTCGGTGAGATGGACGCCGACCAGCTGGCGGAGACGACGCTCGACCCCCGGCACCGGGTGCTGCGCCGCGTCCGCATCGAGGACGCCGAGGAGGCGGGCAAGGTGTTCGACCTGCTGATGGGCAGCGAGGTCGCCCCGCGCCGCGCGTTCATCACCGCCGGAGCAGCCGAGCTGGACGTGGAGCGCATCGACACCTGA
- a CDS encoding ABC transporter ATP-binding protein: MAQTIEVTGLRKRYGDIRAVDGVTFAVEEGEFFGILGPNGAGKTTTLEIIEGLREPDEGDLTVLGLSPWPRNSKLLPRIGVQLQASSFFERLTAREQLRTFGSLYGVTAKKADAMLELVGLDDKADTRVEKLSGGQAQRLSIACALVHDPELVFLDEPTAALDPQARRNLWDVLRSINTEGRTIVLTTHYMDEAEMLCDRVAIMDAGRILRLGPPAVLVRGLDAPARISVASGVLDVGDARLLPGADEAEDDGVSLTISTRDPSAVVAAMAAKDALDGVQIRGATLEDVFLELTGREYRA; encoded by the coding sequence ATGGCGCAAACGATCGAGGTCACGGGCCTCCGCAAGCGATATGGGGACATCCGGGCCGTGGACGGGGTGACGTTCGCCGTCGAGGAGGGCGAGTTCTTCGGCATCCTCGGGCCGAACGGCGCGGGCAAGACCACCACGCTGGAGATCATCGAGGGGCTGCGGGAGCCGGACGAGGGCGACCTCACCGTGCTCGGCCTGTCCCCGTGGCCGCGCAACTCCAAGCTCCTCCCCAGGATCGGCGTCCAGTTGCAGGCGTCGTCGTTCTTCGAGCGGCTGACCGCGCGCGAGCAGTTGCGGACGTTCGGCTCCCTCTACGGCGTCACGGCGAAGAAGGCCGACGCGATGCTCGAACTGGTCGGCCTGGACGACAAGGCCGACACCCGCGTCGAGAAGCTCTCCGGCGGCCAGGCGCAGCGCCTGTCCATCGCGTGCGCGCTCGTGCACGACCCCGAGCTCGTGTTCCTGGACGAGCCCACCGCCGCGCTGGACCCGCAGGCCCGCCGCAACCTGTGGGACGTGCTCCGGTCGATCAACACCGAGGGCCGCACCATCGTCCTGACCACGCACTACATGGACGAGGCGGAGATGTTGTGCGACCGCGTCGCCATCATGGACGCGGGCAGGATCCTGAGGCTCGGCCCTCCGGCGGTGCTGGTACGCGGGCTGGACGCCCCGGCCAGGATCAGCGTGGCCAGCGGCGTCCTGGACGTCGGAGACGCGCGGCTGCTGCCGGGCGCGGACGAGGCCGAGGACGACGGCGTCTCGCTGACCATCTCCACCCGCGACCCCTCCGCGGTGGTCGCCGCCATGGCCGCCAAGGACGCGCTGGACGGCGTCCAGATCCGCGGCGCCACCCTTGAGGACGTCTTTCTGGAGCTCACCGGACGGGAGTACAGGGCGTGA
- a CDS encoding ABC transporter permease, giving the protein MSTFESFKSLSRAMFLGFRRDRTALFFTVLFPLMFLVVFGGIFGHQSTSKVKVLEVGRAPVLDQAVAQGAGELGKVLKVEKATDRAAALRTVEKGDADAVVEQRGGELVVHYSAADQVKSGTVRGLMNSVVQSANLSASGKPPSYRLTDRQVEDDSLKAIQFFTPSLLGWALASAGVFGASQTLVTWRTKGILRRLQLSPAPIPTVFAARVAVSLAVALVQFALFVVVAQLPMFGLKLSGAWWMAIPMVIAGVLAFLSIGMLIGAWAKTQETAQAVTQLIVLPMAFLGGSFFPLDASPGWMRALSYIFPLRYLNEGMLNVMGRGLGPTSALPQIAVLLGVAVVGALIAVRLFRWDAA; this is encoded by the coding sequence GTGAGCACGTTCGAGAGTTTCAAGAGCCTGTCCAGGGCGATGTTCCTGGGCTTCCGGCGCGACCGCACCGCGCTGTTCTTCACCGTGCTGTTCCCCCTGATGTTCCTGGTCGTCTTCGGCGGGATCTTCGGCCACCAGTCCACGTCCAAGGTGAAGGTCCTGGAGGTCGGCAGGGCGCCGGTCCTCGACCAGGCGGTGGCGCAGGGAGCGGGAGAGCTCGGCAAGGTCCTGAAGGTCGAGAAGGCCACCGACCGCGCCGCCGCCCTGCGCACGGTGGAGAAGGGCGACGCGGACGCGGTCGTGGAGCAGCGCGGGGGCGAGCTGGTCGTCCACTACTCGGCGGCCGACCAGGTCAAGTCCGGGACGGTGCGGGGGCTGATGAACTCGGTCGTCCAGTCGGCGAACCTCTCGGCCTCCGGCAAGCCGCCCTCCTACCGGCTGACCGACCGGCAGGTGGAGGACGACTCGCTCAAGGCCATCCAGTTCTTCACGCCGAGCCTGCTGGGCTGGGCGCTGGCGTCGGCGGGCGTCTTCGGGGCGTCCCAGACGCTCGTCACGTGGCGGACCAAGGGAATCCTGCGCCGCCTCCAGCTCTCCCCGGCGCCCATTCCCACCGTGTTCGCCGCGCGCGTGGCGGTCAGCCTCGCCGTGGCCCTCGTCCAGTTCGCGCTCTTCGTGGTCGTGGCGCAGCTCCCGATGTTCGGCCTGAAGCTCAGCGGCGCCTGGTGGATGGCGATCCCGATGGTGATCGCGGGCGTGCTGGCCTTCCTGTCGATCGGGATGCTGATCGGCGCGTGGGCCAAGACCCAGGAGACCGCCCAGGCGGTGACCCAGCTGATCGTGCTGCCGATGGCGTTCCTGGGCGGCTCGTTCTTCCCGCTGGACGCCTCGCCGGGCTGGATGAGGGCGCTGTCCTACATCTTCCCCCTGCGCTATCTCAACGAGGGCATGCTCAATGTGATGGGCAGAGGGCTCGGGCCGACCTCCGCACTGCCCCAGATCGCCGTTCTGCTGGGGGTCGCGGTCGTCGGGGCCTTGATCGCCGTACGCCTGTTCCGGTGGGACGCCGCCTAA
- a CDS encoding DUF7455 domain-containing protein, which translates to MTGALAPTKPLTVADRCDRCGAQAYVRAVLVGGGDLLFCAHHGRKYAEALRSNGADIQDETNRLTETPAAAPDEER; encoded by the coding sequence GTGACTGGAGCCCTTGCCCCAACCAAGCCGCTGACCGTCGCCGACCGATGCGACCGCTGCGGCGCTCAGGCCTACGTCCGTGCGGTCCTTGTAGGCGGCGGCGACCTTCTGTTCTGCGCCCACCACGGACGCAAGTACGCAGAGGCGCTCCGCTCCAACGGGGCCGACATACAGGACGAGACCAACCGGCTCACCGAAACCCCTGCCGCCGCTCCTGACGAGGAGCGGTAG